Within the Erigeron canadensis isolate Cc75 chromosome 6, C_canadensis_v1, whole genome shotgun sequence genome, the region AGTCCTGGTCATGCTAGTACAGTCAACAGTTCCGTTCAAACTCCTGTATCTGGAAAAGGTGGACGTGGAAATGGTCGGTCAAAAGCTACAATGAATAACAAATCAGTTCCTCAATCGCCTCTATTCAATGCAGGTTCACCTTCTCCACTTACTCCTGTTGGGAGCTGTCGGTTTGATAACTCTCTTGGTAAGTTTTAAATACTACATTTCACAGTtcctaaacatatataatatttgaatttatattgTTAATGGTGAATTTCAATATATGTAGCTCTTTTAACAAGAAAATTTATCAACCTTATTACACATGCTGAAGATGGTATTCTTGATTTGAATAATGCTGCTGATACCTTGGAGGTAACTTTTTCTCGATGATTTATATTGGGTGTGCTTAGTCGCAATTTTTTCTAAAAGGATATAGTCATACAGGTGCAGAAGAGGCGAATATATGATATAACGAATGTTCTTGAAGGCATTGGTCTTATTGAAAAGAAGCTAAAGAACCGAATCCGTTGGAAGTaaggtttttttatttctttctgcATGTTTTAAATTTGATAACTTATTATGCCATATgcagtttatataatttatattggTTAAACTGTTAGAGGCCCTGATGCTTCTAAACCTGAAGAGTTGGAGGATGATGCCACTCTGTTACAGGCTGAGGTTCAAAGACTTTCTATGGAAGAGAAAAGATTGGATGAAAGCATCAGGTACTTGATCTATTACATTACCAGACTTTCAAATATCACTTTCTTGCAAAACTATCTATTTTTTTTGCTGATTTTGAGACTATTGCAGAGAAATGCAGGAAAAAATGAGGAATTTTAGCGAAGATGATCACAGCCAAAAGTAATTACTTTCTTTCTCTCATCAGTGATGTGGCTGAATCCTGTTATTTGTGGTACAAAAATACTTACTACTATACTATTATTTTAGATGGCTTTTTGTGACTGAAGATGACATAAAAAGCCTACCATGCTTTCAGGTGAAGTGTCAGCTTTAATAAGCAGCAATATATTGCTGAATGTTGATTTCTAGTAGCTACATAAGTTAACACATTCACTTACAAATTACAGAATGAAACTCTAATAGCAATAAAGGCTCCGCATGGGACAACCCTTGAAGTTCCAGATCCTGATGAGGTGAGCTCGGAAATAAGAgttcaattttcattcaagtttGATGAATTTCATATATAATGGACCTTGTTATCATGATATATCAGGCTGTTGACTATCAACAAAGGAGATACCGCATAATCCTTCGAAGCACGATGGGTCCTATTGATGTATATCTTGTTAGGTACAGTTAGTTTATGCTTTGGtttaaactttaattattttgtgGTCAACTTGAGCTCATGATTGTTTTCAATTGGTGCATTTTTAGTCAATTTGAAGAGAAGTTTGAAGATATGGATGGAGTAGAACATGCACACAATCCGATCGTTTCAAGTTCTGGCTCCAGTGATTATCCAGCAACTCAGACGACCACTGTTGCAAACACTGTCATGGAGGTTGAAGCTTACCCACAACATGTTCATAATATGAACTCTGAGCATAATGTACGACAAGATTCGCCTGGGAGAATAATGAAGATAGTTCCTTCTGATACTGATGTAAGTATTACTAAATCAAATGCtcaaataaaaagatttatccGGCACTTTCTTGAAGTGTTATAATCAATAGTAATTTCATTGTTGCAGAATAACGCAGATGACTATTGGCTTCTGTCAGACCGAGAAGTTCCCCTCACGGATATGTGGAACACAGATAGTATGGTTTATTTTCATGCTAATTTGTTTTCTATTACATGTTAGATTTATGGGTTATAAATACTAATGTAGTATAACTTTCCATACTTGCAGTATGGGATGGGGTTGATTTACTTAGTGAGGAATTTGGTTTAGCTGATGTTAGCACACCGAACCCAAGCACCCCACCATCTGATGCGCCCTCTGCATCACTCCATGCTACTCATAGGTGACAGTGGTCTCTGACAAGCCGATGTCAAGAAGAAGCACAAAGAACTCAGCCGCTACGTGAACTACTGATTTTATCATTTATCGAGTTCAACATTTGGGATTGTGACATATGGATGATCCTATTGTTAGCAAGACTCAAAAGCAATCATCCAGGTATGGGACGAGATTGTTGTACAGTACAACTAAACTGGTGTTTGATACATAATTATTG harbors:
- the LOC122605420 gene encoding transcription factor E2FA-like, with translation MTEANRQVAPSPPPAAVGGPIPHLMKRNLSLYPTKPTFIPSDDYHRFSAGNDGKRTADQQPELLVVRSPPMKRKIGMSYNEFTSTELSLSSPGHASTVNSSVQTPVSGKGGRGNGRSKATMNNKSVPQSPLFNAGSPSPLTPVGSCRFDNSLALLTRKFINLITHAEDGILDLNNAADTLEVQKRRIYDITNVLEGIGLIEKKLKNRIRWKGPDASKPEELEDDATLLQAEVQRLSMEEKRLDESIREMQEKMRNFSEDDHSQKWLFVTEDDIKSLPCFQNETLIAIKAPHGTTLEVPDPDEAVDYQQRRYRIILRSTMGPIDVYLVSQFEEKFEDMDGVEHAHNPIVSSSGSSDYPATQTTTVANTVMEVEAYPQHVHNMNSEHNVRQDSPGRIMKIVPSDTDNNADDYWLLSDREVPLTDMWNTDIWDGVDLLSEEFGLADVSTPNPSTPPSDAPSASLHATHR